Within Nocardia higoensis, the genomic segment CCTCACAACCGGCCTGGCAGCGGACCTTCGTGCGGCCGGCGTCGGCGAAATACTTCACCGACAACGACGGCCGATGATGACGACCATCACCCTCGTGCACCGGGCAGCAGTACCGGGTCCACGACCCCGCCGGGCGGCCCGGGCCCACCACCTGCTCCAACGCGGTGGTGACCCGCACCCACGACCCCTGACCCGCCTCATGTGCTGGGGCGGCCATCAGGGGAACTCCCGGATAATCACCCGGCGGCCCTGCCGCGACGTGGGGAGGTAGAGGCTCGTCGCGGGCATCACCGCCGTGGTGGTGTCGGGCTGCTGGTCCTCGGTGTAGCCGTCGGCGAACTTCAGCGCGTCGGGGATCTCGACGACCGGCAGCGCGGTCAGGCGCCGCACGTGCCCGTCGGCGACCGAGCAGTACTTGAACGGCCCGTTCTCAGGGTCCAGCAGGCGGTCCATCATCGGGTCGGCGTGGTGCAGCCACCACACCGACATCTCCACCCCGTCGCCCTGGCGCATCCGCTCGAAGGACCGCCACAACGCCGCCAACCGGGCCACGGCCTCACCGTGGTCCCACCACATCGGGCACCAGCGGGCCTTCTTCTCCGAGTTCTGCCGGGTCACCTCGCGGCGGTAGACGCGGGCGACGAACTCGGAGACGAACAGCTCCAGGTTGCGGTACCTCAGCTTCTCGACCGGGTCCTCGTCCTGCTCTGGAGTGACTGCGGCCAGCGCGTCGCGCACCGCCGCGACTCGCATCTCCCCGGCGACTTCCTCGGTCAGGACCTCATCGAGTGCACCCTTGGCGATGAGCTGGGCGGCCTCGCTGACCTGGGAGGCGATCGCCTTGCGGACCGCACCGGTCAATACGTCGG encodes:
- a CDS encoding DUF4913 domain-containing protein, encoding MTSTDITTSSSDVDIDLTALDTETGTGGEGEVAGVVELTDVLTGAVRKAIASQVSEAAQLIAKGALDEVLTEEVAGEMRVAAVRDALAAVTPEQDEDPVEKLRYRNLELFVSEFVARVYRREVTRQNSEKKARWCPMWWDHGEAVARLAALWRSFERMRQGDGVEMSVWWLHHADPMMDRLLDPENGPFKYCSVADGHVRRLTALPVVEIPDALKFADGYTEDQQPDTTTAVMPATSLYLPTSRQGRRVIIREFP